A segment of the Cotesia glomerata isolate CgM1 linkage group LG2, MPM_Cglom_v2.3, whole genome shotgun sequence genome:
AAAGGGACCTTGTATTTACAAAGCAGATCCAGCTGGTTATTTCTGTGGTTACCGTGCGATCTCTGTTGGTGCTCGACAGACAGAAGCAAACTCGTACTtggagaaaaaattgaaaaagaaacAAAACTATAATCATGATGAAACTATTCAATTAGCAATAACTTGTTTATCTACTGTTTTGTCTGTTGACTTTAAACCGTCAGAAATTGAAGTAGGTGTTGTATCGAAAGACAACCCTAAATTcaggtatttatttatttatttttttttttatagtttcagttgaataatttaaaattaatggattttatttttgcagAGTCCTTACGGAGCAAGAAATAGATAAACACCTCACTGCTATCGCTGAAAAagattaattgaataaaaaaaatctaaattgcattacaacttttataattaataattcatttaataacgtttttttttaatcaggtaaaatttataatacaattaaaataaattacacatgcgatttaaattaaaaagttgttgtgttttatttattattgattaattgttattaataatatacaaagtttaaaaaaatgatgaatttaTTTCCCTGAGGCGGTTGCAAGTGGATTTCTCAATACTAAAATTACTGAGTCACCACGTAgaaacatttttgatataaaacGGTCTTTGTTGACGGGCTTTgcctgaaattaaaataaattttgaattaatatttattattaatctaaaaTCAGTTTATATTGAATTCGATTATAAATATACTTACTTTCTTTTTTCCTTTACCAGTGCGAGGTAACTCGGTCCACATTTCTTTGACATTCTCCAAAACCATATTACAATGTCTGTCAAAAGCTTTTACTCTACCAagtagttttttattatttctacagTTAATTAATACTTgggtattatttttaacagacTGGGTAAGTACTGAAAGTGGTCCTGTGTTAAATTCTTCTTCTTCGCGTTTTGATAACTCTTCTGGAGTCATTTCAGACTTTGGTTTCGCCAACGAAGtcctgtaatttttaatttgtttattaattaatgatcataataaataatagtagatatattattatttacaagcaCACGCCGGTTAGGTTATGTGGAAAATTAAACAACGTATAAGATTATTTAACAtaagtgataaataaatatttgtaattgatacttacattttttagcgcttttattaatttatttaattaaattcacgtaaaaaaaattttaaaattatcttagcGTCTGTTTATACGTTAATCAACGTCTTTGtatcttgatttttttagttttttgttttattaggTTTTGGAGTGCATTTAAGTATTAAATCATTCTTAACAAGTGTATTCATAGATGTCAggaagtgataataattgaagataatgtagagtactttcttaaatttaaaataagtcggagtaaaaaaaattgtcaactaATGCCACCttgatttcttaatatttgaattaagaatttttgtaggTTAGCTGgtataaagtaaataaatcaatCGCTCACCACGTGTATAATTTTGTATAGTtacaattgaaattattttattattttataacaatggTTGTGAAAAGAcgtaagtaaaattaaatctaataataaataaattttaatccatttttttaacatgTCTATTTTTTACAGCATTTTTTGAAcagataaattataattgccCGAAACgaataaaagaagaaacaaaaaatgaaaataagtcaaatgaaaataaaaagcagGAGCCTACTAAACCTAGCAGTTCAAACAATTGGGCTGAAAGTTTATTACCGTCATTACCTGAAGAAATTCAAGCCTTGATAAATGATAATGAGGTCCAAAatgttattgataaaattatacagCTTGATCACTTAAGTCCATGGGCGTATGATTGTTTAAGTAAAATCGCTCAGATTAATCCATTGatgattgaagaaaaattaccagatgtatttaaaaaaattcttctatcaaAAAAAGTATCTGAGGCTGAAAAATCATCGTACTCAGCACTCTTACTAACTATTTTAGAGGCTTGTGCACGACTCAGACGCGAAACTAAACTTGTACCATGGATTCTGATGGCTCTTGACACCCACGTATCAAGTGATTTAAATCAAAGAGCTATTGATATTCTCCCAAGTACatttactgaaaaatttactctATCGACTTGCAATATGACCCACTCTCAAATAATCAGCGTTCTTATGAGCTTCATTTATCACATAGATCTCATAAAATCACAATCTTCTCTCAAaggtttgaatcattcaatattttataaatcaatatttatacatttattatcatatatgattattattttcaggtaaaactattttaattgataCCGCAGGTCATTTATTAGTAGCATTTTTTGATGGAGTTCATATACTGAGTAGCAATACACCtgaaaatatgcaaaaaaaatttattgatggtttaattaaattgggaaatattttaaaacagtTTGTCGCAATTGCttttactgataaaaaaagtaatgacaTAATTATTGAGTCTATACTGATTGTCATTAAATCTTGGAAAGCATTAATTGcttcaatcaaaaaatattctgatgcACTAACTGAAGATTTAATGACTTCAGTCAGGCAAATTATTGATGATATTAATCAATTAGTTAATACAAAGGATCTTagtactataaataaaaatattgtaagtaattttatttatttttttttatgcatgaCTATTGTTCTCATTTATTCCTATATAAACTATggaataagtaaattaataatgcCAATTTATATTTCAGATTAAAGTCCTAGTGGCCTGTCAATTAGAAgacgataaaattaataatacattCGAAATCGATAACAAATTTTCAGATAACTTGGATA
Coding sequences within it:
- the LOC123259675 gene encoding probable small nuclear ribonucleoprotein Sm D2, with translation MTSLAKPKSEMTPEELSKREEEEFNTGPLSVLTQSVKNNTQVLINCRNNKKLLGRVKAFDRHCNMVLENVKEMWTELPRTGKGKKKAKPVNKDRFISKMFLRGDSVILVLRNPLATASGK